A genomic stretch from Camelus dromedarius isolate mCamDro1 chromosome 10, mCamDro1.pat, whole genome shotgun sequence includes:
- the LOC105106751 gene encoding prorelaxin isoform X2 has translation MPSSITKDAETLTTMLEFTPNLPQELTATLSERQPSAEPQQPALKDSNLNFEEFKKIIFDRQNEEEDESLSELKNLGLDKHSRKKRQLQMTLGERCCQKGCSRKEMATAC, from the coding sequence ATGCCATCCTCCATCACCAAAGATGCAGAAACCTTAACTACGATGTTGGAATTCACCCCTAATTTGCCACAGGAGCTGACGGCCACACTGTCTGAGAGGCAGCCATCGGCAGAGCCACAACAACCTGCTTTAAAGGATTCAAATCTTAATTTCgaagaatttaagaaaatcatttttgacAGACAAAATGAGGAAGAAGACGAGAgtctttcagaattaaaaaaCTTAGGCTTAGATAAACATTCCCGAAAAAAGAGACAGTTACAAATGACACTGGGTGAGAGATGTTGTCAAAAAGGTTGTAGCAGAAAAGAAATGGCTACAGCATGCTGA